One window of Pectobacterium carotovorum genomic DNA carries:
- a CDS encoding ABC transporter ATP-binding protein has product MIEIGNVTKTYNNVTVLNNVTATVPRGGVTSIIGPNGAGKSTLLSIISRLLDADRGQVKVNGMDVMTTPSDKLATCLSVLRQENQFTSRLTVAELVGFGRYPYTKGRLNADDRERISAALAFLNLTELKDRFLDELSGGQRQRAYVAMVLCQDTEYVLLDEPLNNLDMKHAVAMMKQIRRAADELGKTIVLVIHDINFASAYSDYIIAMRKGQIIYTGKPEDIMVSEVLEDIFDTEVAIEQVHNQRIAVYYR; this is encoded by the coding sequence GTGATTGAGATCGGCAATGTAACTAAAACGTATAATAACGTGACGGTATTGAATAATGTCACGGCGACGGTGCCTCGCGGTGGCGTCACGTCGATTATCGGCCCGAATGGTGCAGGGAAGTCGACATTGTTGTCCATCATCAGTCGCCTGCTGGACGCGGATCGCGGACAGGTAAAAGTCAACGGCATGGACGTGATGACCACGCCAAGCGATAAACTGGCGACGTGTTTGTCCGTGCTGCGTCAGGAAAATCAGTTTACCAGCCGCTTAACGGTAGCGGAGCTAGTAGGGTTTGGTCGCTATCCTTATACCAAAGGGCGGCTGAATGCTGACGATCGTGAACGTATCAGCGCCGCGCTGGCGTTCCTCAATCTGACCGAATTGAAAGATCGCTTTTTAGATGAGCTTTCCGGCGGCCAGCGGCAGCGTGCCTATGTTGCGATGGTGCTGTGTCAGGACACGGAATACGTGCTGCTGGATGAACCGCTGAATAATCTGGATATGAAGCACGCCGTAGCGATGATGAAGCAGATTCGCCGTGCGGCCGACGAGCTAGGCAAAACCATCGTGCTGGTTATCCACGATATCAACTTTGCTTCCGCCTATTCGGATTACATTATTGCGATGCGCAAAGGGCAGATCATCTACACGGGAAAACCGGAAGACATTATGGTATCCGAGGTGTTGGAAGATATTTTCGATACGGAAGTGGCCATTGAGCAGGTTCATAACCAGCGTATCGCAGTATATTACCGCTGA